In one Streptomyces sp. T12 genomic region, the following are encoded:
- a CDS encoding DUF4389 domain-containing protein, giving the protein MTTLAGTPDRPVRVNAVLDAPLSRWLWLVKWILVIPHYVVLFFLWIAFTVVSVITFFSILFTERYPRALFDFNLGVLRWSWRVAYYSYGALGTDRYPPFSLGEEPDYPARLDIAYLERLSRGLVLVKWWLLAIPHYIVVGFFLGGWHVGWWDGGLVAVLTVIAAVTLAFTEKYPKSLFDLILGLNRWVLRVAAYAALMTDTYPPFRLDMGGTEPSDAEDQSSSPRW; this is encoded by the coding sequence ATGACAACCCTGGCCGGAACCCCGGACCGTCCGGTCCGGGTGAACGCGGTGCTGGATGCGCCTCTATCCCGGTGGCTGTGGCTGGTGAAGTGGATCCTGGTCATTCCCCACTACGTGGTTCTGTTCTTCCTGTGGATCGCCTTCACGGTGGTGAGCGTGATCACGTTCTTCAGCATCCTGTTCACCGAGCGCTACCCACGCGCGCTGTTCGACTTCAACCTGGGTGTGCTGCGCTGGAGTTGGCGGGTCGCGTACTACTCGTACGGCGCCCTGGGCACCGACCGGTATCCGCCGTTCAGCCTGGGTGAGGAGCCCGACTACCCGGCGCGGCTGGACATCGCCTACCTCGAGCGCCTCTCCCGCGGCCTGGTGCTGGTGAAGTGGTGGCTGCTGGCCATCCCGCACTACATCGTCGTCGGCTTCTTCCTCGGCGGCTGGCACGTCGGCTGGTGGGACGGCGGGCTCGTCGCCGTCCTGACGGTGATCGCCGCCGTGACCCTGGCCTTCACCGAGAAGTACCCGAAGAGCCTGTTCGACCTGATCCTCGGCCTCAACCGGTGGGTGCTGCGGGTCGCCGCCTACGCCGCCCTGATGACCGACACCTATCCGCCGTTCCGACTCGACATGGGCGGCACCGAACCGAGCGATGCGGAGGACCAGTCGTCATCACCGCGCTGGTGA
- the pflB gene encoding formate C-acetyltransferase — MTVTVTAGPRATTEAWRGFAGTHWRDQVDVRDFIQANYTPYDGDSTFLARPTERTLAVWDKVARLFPEERRKGILDVDPGTPSTITSHRPGFIDRDRELIVGLQTDAPLRRAIMPNGGLRMVENGLKAYGYQADPFVTRVFGTYRKTHNDGVFDAYTPEMRAARKAGIITGLPDAYGRGRIIGDYRRVALYGTARLVEAKRAERALLDAQPSGPDVIRDREELAEQIRALDELVEMAASYGCDITRPAATAHEAVQWLYLGFLAAVKEQNGAAMSLGRTSTFLDVYLQRDLQDETIDETRAQELIDDFVIKLRIVRFLRTPEYDALFSGDPTWVTESIGGIGTDGRPLVTRTSFRFLQTLYNLGPAPEPNLTVLWSPQLPSGFKEFCAQVSIDTSAIQYESDDLMRPRTGDDTAIACCVSAMAVGKQMQFFGARVNLAKALLYAINGGRDEMTGEQIAPEAPALTGEYLEYEGLSAAYDRMLDWLAATYVNALNVIHYMHDKYAYERIEMALHDHPVHRFMACGIAGLSVAADSLSAVKFARVKVIRDATGLAVDYQVEGEYPAYGNNDDRADALAADLVQSFMAKVRRHPTYRNAEHTQSVLTITSNVVYGKHTGNTPDGRRAGAPFAPGANPMNGRDRHGVAASALSVAKLPYEQARDGISLTTTITPEGLGHDPDERAGNLAGILDAYMASGGFHMNVNVLDRATLEDAMEHPEKYPELTIRVSGYAVNFVRLTREQQLDVISRTFHGSL, encoded by the coding sequence ATGACGGTAACGGTGACAGCTGGACCCCGGGCGACGACCGAGGCATGGCGGGGCTTCGCCGGTACGCACTGGCGGGACCAGGTCGACGTGCGCGACTTCATCCAGGCCAACTACACGCCGTACGACGGCGATTCGACGTTCCTGGCCAGGCCGACCGAGCGTACGCTCGCCGTCTGGGACAAGGTCGCTCGTCTGTTCCCCGAGGAGCGGCGCAAGGGAATCCTGGACGTCGACCCGGGCACCCCATCCACCATCACCTCGCACCGGCCGGGCTTCATCGACCGCGACCGCGAACTGATCGTCGGCCTGCAGACCGACGCCCCACTGCGGCGGGCGATCATGCCCAACGGTGGGCTGCGGATGGTGGAGAACGGGCTGAAGGCGTACGGCTACCAGGCCGACCCCTTCGTCACGCGCGTCTTCGGGACCTACCGCAAGACCCACAACGACGGTGTGTTCGACGCCTACACTCCCGAGATGCGGGCCGCCCGCAAGGCGGGGATCATCACGGGTCTGCCGGACGCCTACGGCCGCGGCCGGATCATCGGCGACTACCGGCGCGTCGCGCTGTACGGGACCGCCCGGCTGGTCGAGGCCAAGCGGGCCGAGCGGGCCCTGCTGGACGCGCAGCCCTCCGGCCCGGACGTCATCCGCGACCGTGAGGAACTGGCCGAGCAGATCCGGGCGCTCGACGAGCTGGTCGAGATGGCGGCCTCGTACGGCTGCGATATCACCCGCCCCGCCGCGACGGCTCACGAGGCCGTGCAGTGGCTCTACCTCGGCTTCCTGGCGGCGGTGAAGGAGCAAAACGGCGCCGCGATGTCGCTCGGCCGCACCTCCACCTTCCTCGACGTCTACCTCCAGCGCGACCTGCAGGACGAGACGATCGACGAGACGCGGGCGCAGGAGCTGATCGACGACTTCGTGATCAAGCTGCGGATCGTACGGTTCCTGCGCACCCCCGAGTACGACGCGCTTTTCTCCGGCGATCCGACCTGGGTGACGGAGTCCATCGGCGGCATCGGCACCGACGGCCGCCCACTGGTCACCCGTACCTCCTTCCGGTTCCTGCAGACCCTGTACAACCTGGGCCCGGCCCCCGAGCCCAACCTGACGGTGCTGTGGTCGCCTCAACTTCCCTCCGGGTTCAAGGAGTTCTGCGCGCAGGTCTCCATCGACACCAGCGCGATCCAGTACGAGTCGGATGACCTGATGCGTCCGCGCACCGGCGACGACACGGCGATCGCCTGCTGCGTCTCCGCGATGGCGGTGGGGAAGCAGATGCAGTTCTTCGGGGCGCGCGTCAATCTCGCCAAGGCGCTGCTGTACGCCATCAACGGCGGCCGGGACGAGATGACCGGCGAGCAGATCGCCCCCGAGGCGCCCGCGCTGACCGGCGAGTACCTGGAGTACGAGGGGCTGTCGGCAGCGTACGACCGCATGCTGGACTGGCTGGCGGCCACGTACGTCAACGCGCTCAACGTCATCCACTACATGCACGACAAGTACGCCTACGAGCGGATCGAGATGGCCCTGCACGACCACCCCGTGCACCGCTTCATGGCCTGCGGCATCGCCGGACTCTCGGTGGCGGCCGACAGCCTCTCGGCCGTCAAGTTCGCCCGTGTGAAGGTCATCCGGGACGCGACCGGACTGGCCGTCGACTACCAGGTCGAGGGCGAGTACCCGGCGTACGGCAACAACGACGACCGCGCGGACGCGCTGGCCGCCGACCTGGTCCAGTCGTTCATGGCGAAGGTGCGCCGCCACCCCACGTACCGCAACGCCGAGCACACCCAGTCGGTGCTGACCATCACATCGAACGTCGTCTACGGCAAGCACACCGGCAACACCCCCGACGGCCGGCGTGCCGGGGCGCCCTTCGCACCGGGGGCCAACCCGATGAACGGCCGGGACCGGCACGGAGTGGCGGCCTCGGCCCTCTCGGTGGCCAAGCTGCCGTACGAGCAGGCGCGGGACGGCATCTCGCTCACGACGACGATCACGCCCGAGGGCCTGGGCCATGACCCGGACGAGCGCGCGGGCAACTTGGCCGGGATCCTCGACGCGTACATGGCCTCCGGCGGCTTCCACATGAACGTCAATGTCCTGGACCGGGCGACGCTCGAGGACGCCATGGAACACCCGGAGAAATACCCCGAGTTGACGATCAGGGTCTCCGGCTACGCCGTCAACTTCGTCCGCCTGACCCGTGAGCAGCAGCTCGACGTGATCAGCCGCACCTTCCACGGATCGCTGTGA
- the pflA gene encoding pyruvate formate-lyase-activating protein: MSTTVEPVTGRVHSWDLSTGVDGPGTRFVLFLSGCPLRCLYCANPDTWHMRDGKHTTVDEVMAEIGKYRAFITTAGGGVTLTGGEALLQPAFTAAIFRRCKELGLRTALDTSGFLGARATDELLADTDLVLLDIKSFDVRTYRKLTGGELSPTLNFATRLDRLGVPVWIRYVLVPGWTDDPAAIDSLGVFLAGLSNVDRVDVLPFHKLGAHKYDSLGILFPLRDTPTPDPELTERVREQFREHGLRAL, encoded by the coding sequence GTGAGCACCACGGTCGAGCCGGTGACGGGCCGGGTCCACTCCTGGGACCTGTCCACGGGAGTGGACGGTCCCGGGACCCGGTTCGTGCTGTTCCTCAGCGGCTGCCCACTGCGCTGCCTGTACTGCGCCAACCCGGACACCTGGCACATGCGCGACGGGAAGCACACCACCGTCGACGAGGTGATGGCCGAGATCGGAAAGTACCGGGCCTTCATCACGACCGCCGGCGGGGGAGTGACGCTCACCGGCGGCGAGGCCCTGCTGCAGCCCGCCTTCACGGCCGCGATCTTCCGCCGCTGCAAGGAACTCGGCCTGCGCACCGCCCTGGACACCTCCGGCTTCCTCGGCGCCCGCGCCACCGACGAACTCCTCGCCGACACCGACCTGGTCCTGCTGGACATCAAGTCATTCGACGTTCGCACCTACCGGAAGCTGACCGGAGGCGAACTCTCCCCGACGCTCAACTTCGCCACCCGCCTGGACCGGCTCGGCGTCCCGGTGTGGATCCGCTACGTGCTCGTGCCCGGCTGGACCGACGACCCGGCAGCCATCGACAGCCTCGGCGTGTTCCTCGCCGGCCTGTCCAACGTCGACCGGGTGGACGTCCTGCCGTTCCACAAGCTCGGCGCCCACAAGTACGACTCACTGGGCATCCTCTTCCCCCTACGCGACACGCCCACCCCGGACCCGGAGCTGACGGAGCGGGTGCGCGAGCAGTTCCGGGAGCACGGGCTGCGGGCGCTGTGA
- a CDS encoding NADPH-dependent F420 reductase, which produces MRLPIGTRDPKATLARTEPDGYGNPPYSQWQAEHPQARLETFADAAAHCEVVVNTTAGLSSLEALHSAGAANLAGKVVIDIANPLDFSQGMPPLLDPVNTDSLGEQIQSAFPDAKVVKTLNTMNAQIMVAPARVPGAHTVFVSGDDAEAKAAVTELLVSFGWPASDIIDLGDITTARGAEMLLPIWLRLYGAFGNADFNFHIQGAHHSA; this is translated from the coding sequence ATGAGGCTGCCAATCGGCACCCGCGACCCGAAGGCCACCCTCGCCCGCACCGAGCCCGACGGCTACGGCAACCCGCCGTACTCGCAGTGGCAGGCCGAGCATCCGCAGGCCCGGCTGGAGACCTTCGCCGACGCCGCGGCCCACTGCGAGGTGGTGGTCAACACCACCGCGGGCCTCAGCAGCCTGGAGGCCCTCCACTCCGCCGGTGCCGCGAACCTGGCCGGCAAAGTGGTCATCGACATCGCCAACCCCCTGGACTTCTCCCAGGGCATGCCCCCGTTGCTGGACCCGGTCAACACCGACAGCCTCGGCGAGCAGATTCAGAGTGCCTTCCCCGACGCGAAGGTCGTCAAGACCCTCAACACCATGAACGCCCAGATCATGGTGGCCCCGGCGCGTGTGCCGGGCGCGCACACCGTGTTCGTCTCCGGCGATGACGCCGAGGCCAAGGCGGCCGTCACCGAACTGCTCGTGTCCTTCGGCTGGCCGGCCAGCGACATCATCGACCTGGGCGACATCACCACTGCCCGTGGCGCCGAGATGCTGCTGCCCATCTGGCTGCGCCTGTATGGCGCCTTCGGCAATGCCGACTTCAACTTCCACATCCAGGGCGCCCACCACAGCGCCTGA